One genomic segment of Hordeum vulgare subsp. vulgare chromosome 2H, MorexV3_pseudomolecules_assembly, whole genome shotgun sequence includes these proteins:
- the LOC123426318 gene encoding mitogen-activated protein kinase kinase kinase 5-like codes for MPSWWKRSKSAFHLSATTASSSSSSAPVSPSRASTSRSQPRRAGSDDAGDLLLARPHRQPRQLTRQRKLRHVYDIDALLADLGIDVASSSPPPHARGRASASDAVGFGPPISRSSNAAEGVVAPPPRSASSPVLHPLPLPSPSPKPPAELETSEPAGVAEGGNERTSLQIPRVTGQTVQKFPEHNDFGSNGTRRPASSHHRKALHDKFQDKSSAETGNFRLNIPTKSAPTSGFSSPVGSPRRLSNADVSSTVASSYAPQAWSAPSIHTIDFLGASSPRTSPEKLIGASEPSPYSSTFRSPILMPRNTSAPPSPHPKLFPENQISRTEVNGSVSLHPLPLPPSAISPMQTSFSNQPAPKVEMPSVACQWQKGKLLGSGTFGCVYEATNRNTGALCAMKEVNIIPDDAKSVESLKQLEQEIKFLSQFKHENIVQYYGSDTIEDRFYIYLEYVHPGSINKYVKQHYGAITESVVRNFTRHILRGLAFLHGQKIMHRDIKGANLLVDINGVVKLADFGMAKHLSTAAPNLSLKGTPYWMAPEMVQATLAKDVGYDLAVDIWSLGCTIIEMFDGKPPWSDLEGPAAMFKVLHKDPPIPENLSQEAKDFLQCCFKRNPAERPTASELLDHPFIRNSSHYNKHGSIHAFAGIKVHDNGYGFRDKTTSKSEPYVKGRNTIGEPNSARPFESSTFRLTPLTIQGVTPNFAPQPFGLASNPGSFAVSTNPMHFPMANPQPSPLPRPNGKEVLF; via the exons ATGCCGTCGTGGTGGAAGCGCTCCAAGTCCGCCTTCCAcctctccgccaccaccgcctcctcctcctcctcatctgccCCGGTCTCCCCCTCGCGTGCGTCCACCTCGCGCTCACAGCCGAGACGCGCGGGCTCCGACGACGCCGGGGACCTCCTCCTCGCGCGGCCACACCGCCAGCCGCGCCAGCTCACGCGGCAGCGGAAGCTGCGCCACGTCTACGACATCGACGCGCTGCTCGCCGACCTCGGCATCgacgtcgcctcctcctccccgccgccgcacgCCAGGGGCCGCGCCTCCGCATCCGATGCCGTCGGGTTCGGTCCCCCGATCTCGAGGTCGTCCAACGCCGCGGAGGGGGTGGTAGCTCCGCCTCCGAGGTCCGCGTCGTCCCCTGTGTTGCACCCGCTGCCGTTGCCGTCACCGTCACCGAAGCCCCCCGCGGAGCTGGAGACGTCGGAGCCGGCGGGGGTCGCGGAAGGCGGGAACGAGAGGACGTCGTTGCAAATACCGAG GGTGACAGGTCAGACTGTGCAAAAGTTCCCTGAACATAATGATTTCGGCTCAAATGGTACAAGGCGGCCTGCCTCTAGTCACCACCGAAAAGCACTCCATGACAAGTTCCAGGATAAGAGTTCAGCTGAAACAGGGAACTTCCGTTTGAACATTCCCACTAAAAGTGCTCCAACAAGTGGATTTTCCAGTCCCGTAGGCAGCCCTCGAAGATTGAGCAATGCTGACGTCTCATCTACTGTGGCATCTTCTTATGCTCCTCAAGCATGGTCAGCTCCATCGATCCACACTATTGATTTTCtgggagcttcatctcctcggacTTCGCCTGAAAAACTTATAGGGGCTTCAGAGCCATCTCCTTACTCTAGTACATTCAGAAGTCCTATTCTTATGCCAAGGAATACCAGTGCCCCTCCATCGCCGCACCCAAAGTTATTTCCAGAAAACCAAATTTCACGTACTGAAGTCAATGGAAGTGTTAGTCTCCATCCATTACCACTTCCTCCTAGTGCTATAAGCCCAATGCAAACATCTTTCAGCAACCAGCCTGCTCCAAAAGTTGAAATGCCCTCGGTGGCTTGTCAGTGGCAAAAAGGAAAACTTCTAGGTAGTGGTACATTTGGCTGTGTATATGAAGCTACCAACAG GAACACTGGAGCTCTTTGTGCTATGAAAGAGGTCAACATAATTCCAGACGATGCTAAATCTGTCGAGTCTTTGAAGCAACTAGAGCAG GAAATAAAGTTCCTAAGTCAATTTAAACATGAAAACATAGTTCAGTATTATGGCAGTGACACT attgaagatcgtttcTACATTTACCTGGAATATGTACACCCGGGTTCGATTAATAAGTATGTCAAACAACATTATGGAGCAATAACAGAATCAGTTGTCCGTAACTTCACCCGACATATTCTTAGAGGCCTAGCTTTTTTGCATGGCCAAAAGATTATGCATAG GGATATCAAAGGAGCAAATCTGCTAGTTGATATCAACGGTGTAGTGAAATTGGCCGACTTTGGAATGGCCAAGCAT TTAAGTACTGCAGCCCCAAATCTTTCACTGAAGGGAACACCGTATTGGATGGCCCCAGAG ATGGTTCAGGCTACACTAGCTAAAGATGTAGGCTATGATCTTGCTGTTGATATCTGGAGTCTTGGTTGCACCATCATTGAGATGTTCGATGGAAAACCTCCTTGGAGTGACCTTGAAGGG CCTGCTGCAATGTTTAAGGTTTTGCATAAAGACCCACCAATTCCTGAGAATTTATCCCAAGAGGCAAAAGATTTTCTACAATGCTGTTTCAAGAGAAATCCAGCAGAGAGGCCGACTGCAAGCGAGTTGTTGGACCATCCATTTATCCGGAATTCAAGTCACTACAACAAACATGGTTCCATACATGCGTTTGCGGGGATTAAAGTCCAT GATAATGGATACGGTTTCAGGGACAAAACAACCTCCAAGAGTGAACCATATGTGAAAGGAAGAAATACTATTGG TGAACCAAACAGTGCTAGGCCATTTGAATCATCAACCTTTCGACTGACGCCACTAACAATCCAGGGAGTAACACCTAATTTCGCCCCTCAACCGTTTGGTTTAGCCTCCAATCCTGGTTCCTTTGCTGTCTCAACGAACCCCATGCATTTTCCGATGGCGAACCCTCAGCCTAGTCCACTGCCAAGGCCCAATGGAAAGGAGGTTCTCTTCTAA